Genomic segment of Saprospira sp. CCB-QB6:
ACAGCAGTATCTACAATAGCTACACCACTAATATCAAGAATGAAGAATTTTGCTTGACTCTTGGCAATCTCTTCCAACATCGCCTCCATGACATCCTTAGCTCGCTTAGAATCAATAAAACCCACTAAAGGCAAAAGCAAAATGCCCTGCCAAATCTGAGCAATAGGAGTAGAAAGCTGCTTTAAGGCCTCATTCTGCTCCTCCAAATCGTTAATCGCTTTTTGTCGATAGACTTCCGATACAATACTCAAATCAATCTGAGAAAACCCTTTTAACGCCCGGACTAACTCTGGCGTAGGCGTATTGTAATTCATAAAGGTCTGAAATACCAACTCGTGAAATTTTGCAATCATAGCCGTAAATGCTTCCAAACTTACCCCAGATCGCAAAAAGACCCAACGAGCCTCTGTCTGCTGCTGTACATAATCATCATTAAAATTACCCGAAGCCATATCTCGCCAAATGGGAACTTTTCCCTGCCGAGTAGCCTCAACCATCATCTCGTTAAAAGAACGCTGATAAGGCCC
This window contains:
- a CDS encoding STAS domain-containing protein gives rise to the protein MEKHKTHSAALYRQLFFHTEEESKLINSASQNIPQEGIDWAFEEIVNWMENGPYQRSFNEMMVEATRQGKVPIWRDMASGNFNDDYVQQQTEARWVFLRSGVSLEAFTAMIAKFHELVFQTFMNYNTPTPELVRALKGFSQIDLSIVSEVYRQKAINDLEEQNEALKQLSTPIAQIWQGILLLPLVGFIDSKRAKDVMEAMLEEIAKSQAKFFILDISGVAIVDTAVANHLIKMTKAARLMGSECMISGVSGPIAQTIVELGIAIDEIRTTGSMRDALRLAIQEGGTAIV